A stretch of the Comamonas testosteroni TK102 genome encodes the following:
- a CDS encoding COX15/CtaA family protein, protein MTEQQLYDLAPALELMAFGLVLALGPLCWVWWRNRGTGSGRRLQALCVLTLFLTFDLVLFGAFTRLTDSGLGCPDWPGCYGTASPIAAHAQISEAQAAMPTGPVTHGKAWVEMIHRYLATTVGVLIIAMTVMSWKQAGTARRAGRHISFSGAANPWWPTLALVWVCIQGAFGALTVTMKLFPAIVTLHLLGGTGLLALLAIPASGLSLQQTGLSPALIARGLRIALWLCLALLVVQVSLGGWVSTNYAVLACTTFPGCQGSWWPTMNFAEALQIWRPLGMLKDGGHISFEALTAIHYTHRLAAYVVVLALASLWWALRHAPALAKQRRLLGFFAVLQVLTGLSNVVLDWPLVAAVLHTGGAAALVTIVVWSLAVTRSNAVAAPDPEMARRPA, encoded by the coding sequence ATGACAGAGCAGCAGCTATACGACCTGGCTCCTGCACTGGAGCTGATGGCTTTTGGTCTGGTCCTGGCTCTTGGGCCTTTATGCTGGGTCTGGTGGCGCAATCGCGGCACCGGCTCCGGCAGACGCCTCCAGGCACTATGTGTGCTGACGCTGTTTCTGACCTTCGACCTGGTTCTGTTCGGCGCCTTCACCCGTCTGACGGACTCAGGCCTGGGTTGCCCGGACTGGCCTGGCTGCTATGGCACGGCCAGCCCCATCGCAGCACATGCCCAGATCTCCGAAGCGCAGGCTGCCATGCCGACCGGCCCGGTCACCCATGGCAAGGCCTGGGTGGAAATGATTCACCGCTATCTGGCGACCACGGTCGGCGTGCTCATCATTGCGATGACGGTCATGAGCTGGAAGCAGGCAGGCACCGCCAGGCGGGCAGGCCGACACATATCATTCAGTGGCGCTGCCAACCCCTGGTGGCCGACTCTGGCACTGGTATGGGTCTGCATCCAGGGTGCGTTTGGGGCACTGACGGTCACCATGAAGCTGTTTCCGGCCATCGTCACGCTGCACTTGCTGGGCGGTACCGGCTTGCTGGCATTGCTGGCCATTCCTGCTTCGGGCCTGAGCCTGCAGCAGACCGGTCTGTCTCCGGCCCTGATCGCCAGAGGCTTGCGCATTGCGCTGTGGCTTTGCCTGGCGCTGCTCGTCGTCCAGGTCAGCCTGGGCGGCTGGGTCAGCACCAATTACGCCGTCCTGGCTTGCACGACCTTCCCTGGCTGTCAGGGCAGTTGGTGGCCGACCATGAATTTTGCCGAAGCGCTGCAGATCTGGCGCCCCCTGGGCATGCTCAAGGACGGCGGCCATATCAGCTTCGAAGCACTGACCGCCATTCACTACACCCACCGTCTGGCGGCCTATGTGGTGGTTCTGGCACTGGCGAGTCTGTGGTGGGCATTGCGCCATGCTCCGGCACTGGCCAAGCAGCGACGGCTGTTGGGGTTTTTTGCAGTGCTGCAAGTTTTGACGGGTCTGTCCAACGTGGTGTTGGACTGGCCTCTGGTTGCGGCCGTGCTTCACACCGGTGGAGCCGCGGCCCTGGTAACGATTGTGGTCTGGAGTCTGGCCGTGACGCGCTCAAATGCCGTCGCCGCCCCCGACCCTGAAATGGCGCGCCGCCCAGCCTGA
- the cyoE gene encoding heme o synthase, protein MSQSEALLNNTSRISQFYALTKPRVVQLIVFCALIGMVLAVPGWPTANQWIHMGVACVGIWLVAAAAAAFNCLVERHIDAKMKRTSWRPTARGELSSQQALAFSAILCMIGATILLLWTNALTMWLTLATFVGYAVIYTVVLKPATPQNIVIGGASGAMPPVLGWAAMTGNVGPEALILFLIIFLWTPPHFWALALYRVEDYRQSGLPMLPVTHGSEYTRLQILLYTVVLFAAGLLPFMYGMSSWLYLFAAVVLGAGFIVYAVALYRNYSDELSRRTFRFSLLHLSLLFLALLVDHYLFMA, encoded by the coding sequence ATGAGTCAAAGTGAAGCCTTGTTGAACAACACCTCGCGAATCAGCCAGTTCTACGCGCTGACCAAGCCGCGCGTGGTGCAGCTCATCGTGTTCTGCGCCCTGATCGGCATGGTGCTGGCCGTTCCCGGATGGCCCACGGCCAACCAGTGGATCCATATGGGTGTTGCCTGCGTCGGCATCTGGCTGGTGGCAGCTGCCGCTGCGGCCTTCAATTGCCTGGTGGAGCGCCATATCGATGCCAAGATGAAGCGCACCTCCTGGCGCCCCACGGCGCGCGGCGAGCTCTCCAGTCAGCAGGCACTGGCCTTCTCGGCCATTCTCTGCATGATCGGTGCCACAATTTTGCTGCTCTGGACCAATGCGCTGACCATGTGGCTGACGCTGGCCACCTTTGTCGGCTATGCGGTGATCTACACCGTGGTGCTCAAGCCCGCCACGCCACAGAACATCGTTATCGGCGGAGCCTCTGGCGCCATGCCCCCAGTGCTGGGCTGGGCAGCCATGACGGGCAACGTCGGCCCCGAGGCATTGATTCTGTTCCTCATCATCTTCCTCTGGACCCCTCCCCACTTCTGGGCGCTGGCCCTGTATCGTGTCGAGGACTACCGCCAGTCCGGCCTGCCCATGCTGCCCGTGACCCATGGCAGCGAATACACGCGCCTGCAGATTCTGCTCTACACCGTGGTGCTGTTTGCGGCCGGTCTGCTGCCCTTTATGTACGGCATGAGCAGCTGGCTGTATCTGTTTGCGGCTGTCGTGCTGGGCGCTGGCTTTATCGTCTATGCCGTGGCTCTGTACCGCAATTACTCGGACGAGCTGTCGCGCCGCACCTTCAGGTTTTCGCTGCTTCACCTGAGCCTGCTGTTTCTCGCCCTGCTCGTGGACCACTATCTGTTCATGGCCTGA
- a CDS encoding c-type cytochrome: MSDQQQTASQSSNFAEYAVVACLFAGLGGALWYGMSISRPQKAEEPVKVAAPAADTRAMVVAAKPGEFTPPGVSDYPEGPMGEWVRRGEAIFTRTPTNAVGFSGNPLSCTNCHLDAGRLKGAAPMWGAYPMYPAYRKKTDHVDTFAERVRGCFMYSMNGKAPDDGHDVLVALESYAYWMAQKAPTGEKLPGAGFQKAGQPGTTPTYEAGAKVYEAKCALCHAADGKGQFVGDVAVFPPLWGKDSYNWGAGMHDIDKAANFIKNNMPYGNATLSDQEAWDVATFINSQERGQDPRFNGNLQATAEKHHGKYSMYGKEVNGKLLKGL, translated from the coding sequence ATGTCGGACCAACAACAAACAGCTTCTCAAAGCTCCAATTTCGCTGAATACGCCGTGGTGGCCTGCCTGTTTGCAGGTCTGGGCGGAGCGCTCTGGTATGGCATGAGCATCAGCCGACCCCAAAAGGCCGAAGAGCCCGTCAAGGTGGCAGCGCCTGCGGCAGACACCAGGGCCATGGTCGTGGCTGCCAAGCCTGGCGAATTCACACCTCCCGGTGTGAGTGACTACCCGGAAGGCCCCATGGGCGAGTGGGTGCGCCGCGGCGAAGCCATCTTCACGCGCACGCCGACCAATGCCGTGGGCTTCTCGGGCAATCCGCTGAGCTGTACCAACTGTCACCTCGATGCGGGTCGTCTGAAAGGCGCTGCTCCCATGTGGGGGGCCTATCCCATGTACCCGGCCTATCGCAAGAAGACCGATCATGTGGACACGTTTGCCGAGCGTGTGCGCGGCTGCTTCATGTACTCCATGAACGGCAAGGCGCCGGATGACGGTCATGATGTTCTGGTGGCTCTGGAGTCCTACGCCTACTGGATGGCCCAGAAGGCGCCCACCGGAGAGAAGCTGCCCGGTGCCGGCTTCCAGAAAGCGGGCCAGCCCGGAACGACACCCACTTACGAAGCCGGTGCCAAGGTGTATGAAGCCAAGTGCGCGCTATGCCATGCCGCGGACGGCAAGGGCCAGTTCGTCGGCGATGTGGCCGTGTTCCCGCCGCTGTGGGGCAAGGACTCCTATAACTGGGGGGCCGGCATGCACGATATCGACAAGGCGGCCAACTTCATCAAGAACAACATGCCTTATGGCAATGCAACCCTGAGCGATCAGGAGGCCTGGGATGTGGCCACCTTCATCAACAGCCAGGAGCGTGGCCAGGACCCGCGCTTCAACGGCAATCTGCAGGCCACGGCCGAAAAGCACCATGGCAAGTACTCCATGTACGGCAAGGAAGTGAACGGCAAGCTGCTCAAGGGTCTGTAA
- a CDS encoding c-type cytochrome codes for MNRLNTKTLPRSWVAVGISMLMATSAWAQEPAAAKAALNGNSAAGARIAQSGSAGGAAACASCHGAKGEGQAGFPALAGQHAGYLERQLNQLAAGARQSVVMAPMAKAMSAQERADVAAYYASLPLPIKSVRGALPGKSDDGGAWLVERGRWADGIPACAQCHGPGGVGVGNDFPAIGHLTADYMQGQIDAWNKGQREAGPLGLMGAVARKLTAEDIKAVAAYYQRLHAPAASAAATKP; via the coding sequence ATGAATCGCTTGAACACAAAGACTCTGCCCCGGTCGTGGGTAGCTGTCGGCATTTCCATGCTGATGGCGACCAGCGCCTGGGCACAAGAACCTGCCGCCGCCAAGGCCGCATTGAACGGAAACTCTGCTGCCGGGGCCAGGATTGCCCAGTCCGGCTCAGCGGGCGGTGCGGCTGCCTGTGCCAGCTGCCATGGTGCCAAGGGTGAGGGCCAGGCCGGCTTTCCTGCCCTGGCGGGCCAGCATGCAGGCTACCTGGAGCGTCAGCTGAACCAGCTGGCGGCCGGCGCCCGTCAATCTGTTGTCATGGCTCCCATGGCCAAGGCCATGAGCGCGCAGGAGCGCGCCGATGTAGCAGCCTATTACGCGAGCTTGCCATTGCCGATCAAGAGCGTGCGCGGTGCCTTGCCTGGCAAGAGCGACGATGGTGGCGCCTGGCTGGTCGAGCGCGGCCGCTGGGCCGACGGCATTCCTGCCTGTGCGCAGTGCCATGGCCCTGGCGGCGTGGGCGTGGGCAATGATTTTCCGGCCATCGGCCATCTGACGGCCGACTACATGCAAGGCCAGATCGACGCCTGGAACAAGGGGCAGCGCGAAGCGGGCCCTCTGGGTCTGATGGGGGCAGTGGCCAGGAAGCTCACGGCCGAGGACATCAAGGCCGTGGCTGCGTATTACCAGCGCCTGCATGCCCCCGCTGCCTCTGCAGCGGCCACCAAGCCTTAA
- a CDS encoding ATP-binding protein produces MRSLRVRLLVWLCLALCTLWGGVAAWMFADMRHELRSVLDDRLIASARMVAGIVHQFKPHNASPEDWGPMLNVVARDGVACEVSMIRSEVQTAPAPGAMEAAADAEAGGATGKADARPALIPASPLDVPRVRAAKTGSTAPGGTAESGRGAEPGDSQVLARTAGAPSFQGPLPLGFSSITKGGKPWRTYVLEEHGVRIATADRIDVREGLIHGFAYTIILPFVLALLASMVLMWWGVTRGLRPLESLRQELSQRPPGDDSPVAQGRQVRELAPLVQTINHLLQRVHRAIERERRWSDDAAHELRTPLTAVKTHVQVAQMAVAHAGAQMVALTEHSPAANPGIASRPVSQTTQWQMTRQALEQAGQGVEHLQHTLEQLLLLARLDCQPVAEEGCGFRGEPACGWEALEKARELTATAISSGSQRLRWSSDQDLEDARLQALRVALPQPLLVSALRNLMENALHYGQTADAGPGESSVLLGLRHVSHLVQPDADKLQATPANPCGYLEFTVIDHGPGLNSEDCAVATQRFWRKQHQAHGSGLGLAIVQRIAQSGGGELELLPLAQWRQQNGQAEPAVTGLVARLCLPIKPCAALPD; encoded by the coding sequence ATGCGCAGTCTGCGGGTCCGCTTGCTGGTCTGGCTGTGCCTGGCGCTGTGCACGCTATGGGGTGGCGTGGCCGCCTGGATGTTTGCCGACATGCGGCATGAGCTGCGCTCGGTGCTTGACGACCGGCTGATCGCCTCGGCCCGCATGGTGGCGGGCATCGTCCATCAGTTCAAACCCCATAACGCCAGTCCTGAGGACTGGGGCCCCATGCTCAACGTGGTGGCGCGCGATGGCGTGGCCTGCGAGGTCAGCATGATTCGCAGCGAGGTGCAGACCGCCCCCGCGCCTGGCGCCATGGAGGCGGCCGCTGATGCCGAGGCTGGCGGAGCCACGGGCAAGGCGGATGCGCGCCCGGCCCTGATTCCTGCGTCTCCGCTGGATGTGCCGCGTGTCAGGGCTGCAAAGACTGGCAGTACCGCCCCTGGCGGGACTGCAGAATCTGGTCGTGGCGCCGAACCCGGCGATTCCCAGGTGCTGGCCCGCACCGCAGGCGCACCCAGCTTCCAGGGGCCGCTGCCGCTGGGCTTCTCGAGCATCACCAAAGGCGGCAAGCCCTGGCGCACCTATGTGCTCGAGGAGCATGGCGTACGCATTGCCACGGCCGACCGCATCGATGTGCGTGAGGGCCTGATCCATGGCTTTGCCTACACCATCATCCTGCCCTTTGTGCTGGCACTGCTGGCCAGCATGGTGCTGATGTGGTGGGGCGTGACGCGCGGCCTGCGGCCGCTGGAGTCGCTGCGCCAGGAGTTGAGCCAGCGTCCGCCCGGCGACGACTCTCCCGTGGCGCAAGGCCGGCAGGTCAGGGAACTGGCGCCGCTGGTGCAGACCATCAATCACCTGCTGCAGCGCGTGCACCGAGCCATTGAGCGCGAGCGCCGCTGGAGCGACGATGCCGCCCATGAGCTGCGCACTCCGCTGACAGCCGTCAAAACCCATGTGCAGGTGGCGCAGATGGCGGTGGCCCATGCAGGCGCACAGATGGTGGCGTTGACGGAACATTCGCCTGCCGCAAACCCGGGCATTGCTTCCAGGCCTGTTTCGCAGACCACGCAGTGGCAGATGACCCGGCAGGCCCTGGAGCAGGCGGGACAGGGGGTGGAGCATTTGCAGCACACGCTGGAGCAATTGCTGCTGCTGGCCAGGCTGGATTGCCAGCCGGTAGCTGAGGAAGGCTGTGGCTTCCGCGGCGAGCCGGCCTGTGGCTGGGAGGCTCTGGAAAAGGCCCGGGAGCTCACTGCCACGGCCATTTCCTCGGGATCGCAGCGCTTGCGCTGGTCGTCAGATCAGGACTTGGAGGATGCCCGGCTGCAGGCTTTGCGCGTGGCCCTGCCTCAGCCCCTGCTGGTGTCGGCATTGCGCAATCTGATGGAGAACGCCTTGCACTATGGGCAGACGGCAGACGCAGGGCCTGGCGAATCTTCGGTGCTGCTTGGTCTGCGTCATGTTTCGCACCTGGTGCAGCCTGATGCCGACAAGCTGCAGGCAACGCCTGCCAATCCCTGCGGTTATCTGGAGTTCACGGTAATCGATCATGGACCCGGGCTGAACAGCGAGGACTGTGCCGTGGCGACCCAGCGCTTCTGGCGCAAGCAGCATCAGGCCCATGGCAGCGGCCTGGGCCTGGCAATCGTGCAGCGCATCGCACAGAGCGGCGGCGGTGAGCTGGAATTGCTGCCCCTGGCGCAATGGAGGCAGCAGAACGGCCAGGCGGAGCCTGCGGTGACGGGGCTGGTGGCGCGTTTATGTCTGCCGATCAAGCCCTGTGCGGCATTGCCCGATTAG
- a CDS encoding response regulator, which yields MHVLLVEDNALVASGVKAGLQLQGFGVDVVGCASQADAALKSSHFDVCVLDLGLPDEDGLHLLARWRSQGLALPVLVLTARDAVGQRIEGLQTGADDYLVKPFDLHELAARLHALLRRAAGRTVDWIVLGDVNVDLAAGQAMRGGCAVDLSRREWALLRALLQSPGRVLSLEQLRDSLYGYSLDVESNAVNVHVHHLRRKLGSDMVETVRGVGFRLGRVQGGGR from the coding sequence ATGCATGTGCTGTTAGTGGAAGATAACGCTTTGGTCGCCAGCGGGGTGAAGGCGGGCCTGCAGCTACAGGGCTTTGGTGTGGACGTGGTGGGTTGCGCCAGCCAGGCCGATGCGGCGCTCAAATCCTCCCACTTTGACGTGTGTGTGCTGGATCTGGGTCTGCCTGATGAGGATGGTCTGCATCTGCTGGCGCGCTGGCGCAGCCAGGGGCTGGCGCTGCCCGTGCTGGTGTTGACCGCACGTGATGCAGTGGGTCAGCGTATCGAAGGATTGCAGACCGGGGCCGACGACTATCTGGTCAAGCCCTTCGATCTGCACGAACTGGCGGCGCGACTGCATGCGCTGCTGCGCCGTGCTGCGGGGCGTACCGTGGACTGGATCGTGCTGGGCGATGTCAATGTGGATCTGGCTGCCGGCCAGGCCATGCGTGGGGGCTGTGCCGTGGATTTGTCGCGCCGTGAGTGGGCGCTGCTGCGTGCGCTGCTGCAGTCACCAGGGCGCGTGCTGAGTCTGGAGCAGTTGCGCGACAGCCTCTATGGCTACAGCCTCGATGTGGAGAGCAATGCCGTGAACGTGCATGTGCATCACCTGCGCCGCAAGCTGGGCTCGGACATGGTGGAGACCGTGCGTGGCGTGGGCTTCAGATTGGGGCGTGTGCAAGGGGGCGGGCGCTGA
- a CDS encoding prolipoprotein diacylglyceryl transferase family protein: protein MFLRFIAVQALLSALLLAGTAAWSQPLSPPGLSAGRSAAQSLILGAEQAFALTPPEQNAIRTEADDRRRLELHWTIAPGHYLYRDQLRLRDALGQALPLRIPQGQSRDDAFFGNVQVFHQELRVQAALPERPEQWPLELQWQGCAEAGICYPVQQQSIRAAQLDLDKTAQPTTPDPVNTAAASASPLQALALPASVLIGPLAFPSMALATFLAMFASQWWARRKQRQGAQPMEALLLRATLAGLLAARATYVAQWWPEYWSSLRASPAGALQILDIRDGGWNLWAGLLAAALWGAWSARRHAVLRRGVLQSLGLGAFILVTAYALRNWVEPTRPLLPALTLVSAGAQPTDLRSYRGQALAINLWASWCPPCKREMPVLAQAQKDHPEVRFIWINQGEDAATVLRYLQSMPLPVSQVLLDPEQLASRHWQQRGLPSTYFYDASGQLRSMRMGELSRATLAEQLRTIAPARPAP, encoded by the coding sequence ATGTTTCTTCGCTTCATCGCAGTCCAAGCTCTGCTTTCAGCCCTGCTGCTGGCAGGCACGGCTGCGTGGTCACAGCCGCTGAGCCCGCCCGGCCTGAGCGCTGGCAGATCCGCTGCGCAATCCTTGATTCTGGGTGCTGAACAGGCTTTTGCACTGACGCCACCGGAGCAAAACGCCATCAGGACAGAGGCCGACGATCGTCGCCGGCTGGAGCTGCACTGGACTATTGCCCCCGGCCATTACCTCTACCGCGACCAACTGCGCCTGCGCGATGCGCTGGGCCAGGCGCTGCCGCTGCGGATTCCTCAGGGGCAGTCGCGGGACGATGCCTTTTTTGGCAATGTGCAAGTCTTTCATCAGGAGCTGCGCGTTCAGGCCGCGCTGCCAGAGAGACCCGAGCAGTGGCCGCTGGAATTGCAGTGGCAGGGTTGCGCCGAGGCCGGCATCTGCTACCCGGTGCAGCAGCAGAGCATCAGAGCCGCTCAGTTGGACCTGGACAAGACGGCGCAGCCAACCACCCCGGATCCTGTCAATACCGCAGCCGCTTCAGCCAGCCCACTGCAGGCACTGGCACTGCCGGCCAGTGTGCTGATCGGCCCTCTTGCCTTTCCCAGCATGGCACTTGCAACGTTTCTGGCCATGTTTGCAAGCCAGTGGTGGGCGAGGCGCAAGCAGCGCCAAGGCGCTCAGCCCATGGAGGCCCTGCTGCTGCGTGCCACGCTGGCTGGGCTGCTGGCGGCACGTGCGACCTATGTAGCTCAATGGTGGCCCGAGTATTGGTCGTCCTTGAGGGCATCTCCGGCCGGCGCGTTGCAGATCCTGGATATTCGCGATGGCGGCTGGAACCTCTGGGCCGGACTGCTGGCGGCAGCACTCTGGGGCGCTTGGAGCGCACGTCGGCATGCGGTTTTGCGGCGCGGCGTGCTGCAGTCCCTGGGACTGGGGGCTTTCATCCTCGTGACGGCTTATGCGCTGCGCAACTGGGTGGAGCCCACCAGGCCCTTGCTACCAGCGCTGACGCTGGTCAGCGCTGGCGCTCAGCCCACGGACTTGCGCAGCTATCGAGGCCAGGCGCTTGCCATCAACCTCTGGGCCAGCTGGTGCCCGCCCTGCAAACGCGAAATGCCGGTACTGGCCCAGGCACAAAAAGACCATCCGGAAGTGCGTTTCATCTGGATCAACCAGGGCGAGGACGCGGCCACCGTGCTGCGCTATCTGCAATCCATGCCCTTGCCCGTCTCCCAGGTGCTGCTGGACCCGGAGCAGCTCGCCAGCCGGCACTGGCAGCAGCGCGGCTTGCCTTCCACCTATTTCTATGACGCGAGCGGGCAGCTCCGATCCATGCGCATGGGAGAGCTCTCGCGTGCCACCCTGGCCGAACAGCTGCGCACCATTGCCCCTGCTCGACCTGCTCCATGA
- the dsbG gene encoding thiol:disulfide interchange protein DsbG yields the protein MLAATAVTVVAVAHARNVIAASKAAASSVAAGDLPSAQFLAEQGLQIVGPMQSSGGLKAWAAYRDQQPIPIYRMPDGKHWVIGTVIDALGKDVNAKALHSAVQQPMGQELWADLENTRWIADGRPDAPRIAYVFTDPNCPYCNQLWREARPLVQAGQLQLRHILVGMLRPSSEGKAAAILGSRVPEQALASHAMAYADAPGKNPDALGIAPLQRIPVSARDALANNAALMSSAGLRATPVTIWKNVQGLVQIRTGMPPGLLEELLDNTPGKPSPQ from the coding sequence GTGCTCGCCGCCACTGCCGTTACCGTGGTGGCCGTGGCCCATGCCCGCAATGTGATTGCCGCCAGCAAAGCCGCCGCAAGCAGTGTTGCAGCCGGCGATCTGCCGTCGGCGCAGTTCCTGGCCGAACAGGGCCTGCAGATCGTGGGACCCATGCAAAGCTCCGGCGGCCTCAAGGCCTGGGCTGCCTACCGCGATCAGCAGCCGATTCCCATCTACCGCATGCCTGACGGCAAGCACTGGGTGATCGGCACCGTCATCGATGCCCTGGGCAAGGATGTGAACGCCAAGGCCTTGCACAGCGCGGTACAGCAGCCCATGGGTCAGGAACTCTGGGCCGATCTGGAAAACACCCGCTGGATTGCCGATGGCAGGCCTGATGCCCCTCGCATCGCCTATGTGTTCACCGACCCCAACTGCCCCTACTGCAACCAGCTCTGGCGCGAAGCAAGGCCGCTGGTGCAGGCAGGCCAGTTGCAGCTGCGCCATATTCTGGTCGGCATGCTGCGTCCCAGCAGCGAGGGCAAGGCCGCTGCCATTCTGGGCTCCCGGGTTCCGGAGCAGGCTCTGGCCAGCCACGCCATGGCCTATGCCGATGCCCCTGGCAAAAATCCCGATGCCCTTGGCATTGCGCCGCTGCAGCGCATCCCTGTGTCGGCCCGCGATGCGCTGGCCAATAACGCTGCGCTGATGAGCAGTGCGGGCTTGCGCGCCACGCCCGTGACGATCTGGAAGAACGTCCAGGGCCTGGTGCAGATCCGCACCGGCATGCCGCCGGGGCTGCTTGAAGAACTGCTCGACAACACCCCAGGCAAGCCAAGCCCTCAATAA
- a CDS encoding patatin-like phospholipase family protein, with the protein MNKLRRKPVVGLALGSGSARGWAHFGVLRALREAGVSPDIICGTSIGSLVGATYAAGEMDAFESWVLGLGKRKVFGFMDFNLGGGLLKGEKIIEFWRENFVQETVEELGTPFGCVATDLQTGAEVWLRKGSIAEAVRASIALPGLFTPVMREGRLLVDGGLVNPVPVSLARAMGADIVIAVDLNADIMRRHMRAADMGESELRMHGHELKVSALHREDEEPPLPLGQIPEALAANGSPLSWTGAWKRSMTSVKTLSSTVMRRGRKGDGFDEGDDSMPVPSLVNVVMASVNIMQMRITRSRMAGDPAEVLIAPRLSHVGLMDFYRGRESIDEGYAATQLALPALRDWGL; encoded by the coding sequence ATGAACAAATTGCGACGCAAACCCGTGGTGGGCCTGGCCCTGGGCAGCGGCTCTGCGAGAGGCTGGGCGCATTTTGGGGTGTTGCGCGCGCTGCGCGAGGCAGGCGTCAGCCCCGACATCATCTGCGGCACTTCCATTGGTTCGCTGGTCGGTGCAACCTACGCGGCCGGCGAGATGGATGCCTTCGAGAGCTGGGTGCTGGGTCTGGGCAAGCGCAAGGTCTTCGGCTTCATGGACTTCAATCTGGGCGGCGGCCTGCTCAAGGGCGAGAAGATCATCGAGTTCTGGCGCGAGAATTTCGTGCAGGAAACCGTGGAGGAGCTGGGCACGCCGTTCGGCTGCGTGGCCACCGACCTGCAGACGGGAGCCGAAGTCTGGCTGCGCAAGGGCTCGATTGCCGAGGCCGTGCGTGCTTCCATCGCCCTGCCCGGATTGTTCACCCCGGTGATGCGTGAAGGGCGGTTGCTGGTCGACGGCGGCCTGGTCAATCCTGTCCCGGTCTCGCTGGCGCGCGCCATGGGGGCGGATATCGTCATTGCCGTCGATTTGAATGCCGACATCATGCGCAGGCATATGAGAGCAGCGGACATGGGCGAGAGCGAGCTCAGGATGCACGGGCACGAGCTCAAGGTCTCGGCGCTGCATAGGGAAGACGAGGAGCCCCCGCTGCCGCTGGGCCAGATTCCCGAAGCGCTGGCCGCGAACGGTTCACCGCTCAGCTGGACAGGGGCCTGGAAGCGCAGCATGACCAGCGTGAAGACGCTGTCCTCAACCGTCATGCGCAGGGGGCGCAAGGGGGACGGGTTTGACGAGGGTGACGACTCCATGCCCGTGCCCTCGCTGGTCAATGTGGTCATGGCCAGTGTCAACATCATGCAGATGCGCATCACGCGCAGCCGCATGGCGGGAGACCCGGCCGAGGTGCTGATAGCGCCGCGTCTCTCGCATGTCGGACTGATGGATTTCTACCGGGGGCGTGAGTCCATCGACGAAGGCTATGCCGCAACCCAGCTGGCGCTGCCTGCGCTCAGGGACTGGGGGCTGTAG